The window GTGAATATTAATGAATTACTGTTTATCAACAgatcttataaaataaatttacgaAGTAACAAGTgtttactttaaaaacattcaaatAAGTTATCATTTAAAATTATATTCAATTCAATTATTAGGAAACATCTCAAGTAATATAAACATCATTCTAAATATTAAGTTAACTCGCGAACAAATAATGAACTCATAACCATTTTAGTTGATACGGTAAATGGTAAATTTTTCAATAACGCTCTACAACTAGGTACATTAAACAACATGAATATTTACTTTTTACCTATACGTATAGTTCAACATGAATATCTAACTTTTTACCTATATGTATAGTTCTAATAGTATATAAGAGAAATTAACTTATACCCATATGCCATATCTAAGCTAGACTAATGGGTATCATGGATTAGGAATGGGGTTTTACACCCGAAGGACCAATGACTCGTTCATCCCGAAACGGATACGATTTACAAATTTTTTTCCACACATTATCCTCCCTATAACTTTCAGTGAAAACTTTACTTGCTACGTCTTATTTCTAAAGGTGTCTAGTTTACAAAGGCCAATGTACAAGTCCAAGTTAAAATATCAACTACTAAATTGAACTTATGGGCCAAGCCCATGAGTAGATAAAATTTGAGGCGGGTGATGTTTATTTTACAAAGCCCGAATGAACAAGTCCAAGTTAAATATATAGGCCAAGCCCATGAGTAAATAAAATTTGAGGCCTGAGGGAGTAGCATAAAACCAGCCACTCTACAGGTCACTTATTTTTTTTCCTACaacttaaattataaatataaattattgtaTGTACTAAGCTTAATTTATTAGgagtataaaataaaaatttaaaattaCCCCCTAATGCGTAGTATGTATGGTGGTAATTAGCACAAGCTCAAAGAAGTTGCTAGCTTCAAGTTGattcgagggtttatccaactgtTTCAGCTATATTTAAAAATTCAGGGTATGTCCTGTTAATTGTGATGCACAGTGCGAAAAGATCAAAATATGTCCTTCAAACTTTAAATGACAAAGttttttataagtaatattaaatcaataaaacttttaatttaaATAGCTGAATGAGTACCAATTATGAATCGAGCACGTATCATTGTTAAAAATATAAGACTATTGAATGTTGTATTTTAATTTAAATGAATTAATAAAATTATAGTCTCATCAAATGTTAACCTTTGAAATGTAAAGAACTATTTATATTGTCGTATATTAAATTTATAAAAAATTACTGAaatataacaataaaaataataatgggtaattttataaaataattatggATCTCATAAAGTAATAATGAGCCGTTTTGTTTGGAATGATTGTATTGGTTCACAAGATCCTTCATTTATTTCTTAAGGCTACCTAACTTCAATAGTAATcgttattttaaataaataaaaaaaaaactataatccGCACATTATAATGGGATAGTATTATTTTTCTTTTTACGAAAATAACGATCACTATTAACATAAGAATACAGTCATCAATAAATGACGGATTCTATAAATCGACGATTGTTATGGCTCGAAAAGAGTAAACAATATAGAAAGACCTAAAACATAGCTAACTCAGTCTGAACCAAAACGAGAAAAATCACTAAAAAACAACCAGAACCAATAAAACAAGCTACAATCAACCACCTCCAAACTAAACATAGCGACGAAACACCCTAAATACAACCCAAAATAAGAACAACAACAAACCTACAAGACAAGGGAAAAAAAAAACGATTACAACTAAGAGGGACCTTTACAATTCCTTTTGTCCGGGCATGACATCCTTCTCTCGACCTTATGAATGATGTTAAACCCATAAAGTTACTTTCCCTTTTCTTATATCTTTTTCATGTAGTAATATACATACAATTCCATTAACTCAATTAAAAATTACAAAGTTTATTCTAAAAAACCCATAGTCGATCTTAAATTTTGATGCCCCTCGCCTTGTGATGCCCAGTGCGGTTGCGCGTCTCGCCCACCCCCAAGTCCGGCCCTATTTGAAATTACCACATGATGTCAACATTCAAACAGCATTTTATCATGTTTTATAAAATTCTATTTTCAAGGTGTTGCAAGCTTACTTTTAGCACTAACTAGGTGACATGATTAAATAATAATGAACACATATGAAAAAACATGGAAGTTTGATTGAACTTATCTAGATTGAACATGGAAGTTGCGTGGTCTAGTTAACATTAACATAATACATTATGCATGACCATTATATACTCAGTATTACGTTAGAAAAAAGTACATTTTGTATATTAGTTATTTTAGTATACTTGAGTTTTTAACTCGCTTTGTAAGCCGACTATTTCAGAACGACTAGCCGCTTTGCAGCCTGGAGTCAGAGGCGACTCTACCCTTTGATCAGTGAGGTCACGGAACACCACTATTTTGAAAATTTTGTGTAGAAAATACTCTTTaaatgtataggacaccactaaatttaattacaagaCCCTTTTCGAGTTTATAATTATTCTTTTAAACTATATTGGATACCATTAAATTTAACTAGTTGGACCTCATTTATATTTTGAATTCGCAATTTTTTGAAggtaaacaatcacaataataacatTCAAATATAACTAATACTGGAAAAAAATTGTGACCCCACTGAGTTTCGTTTCTGGAGTCGACATTGCGTGAAGTTCTCTGATTGAGTTTACACATGTGGGGTTAAGGGCTCGACTGGTGGCTTGCTTTATTCTATAACTAAACCGTTTTGAAAATGGAAACAACTAAATCCATTTGATTAATTCCTACCTACGTCTGATTCTTGATTATaccattagttttttttttttttttttgaaaggcaagtaagttttattaaaattataaaaagtaCACGAAACAAACTAGCAAGTAGCTAGCTATGACACAACCACACGTATCCGCACAATTATACGCACGAACAAAAATTGAGCAGGTACTTTACAAATTGGTAAATAGTACTTTTGAGAATTACTACTACCGTCGATTTAGAGTTTCGGGAGCATCGATTACAGATCTGGGTTTTATAGCATCGATTCGAGGTTGTGTTCTTAATTGAATTCCTGACCGACTACAGATCTATGTGAAGTTTCAAGTTCCATCAATCTCGTATTTCTCTTCTAATCGATTGCTGTATGATTTATGCCTCTAATTCTTGTCTCTGtatgttttttctttttctttttctttttctcaaAATTAGGGTTTTCTTTTGATTTTCTTAAGTTCTCAAACCAAAATTAAGGTTTTTCTTCTACAGCGTTAAATTTCTTCTTTTTGTTTTGATTCTGGTGAAATTTTAGGGCTTTTCTTTTGATTTTGTTGAGTTTTTTGAAACTGGGTTGTCTTTTCTTCTGTTATTTTCAAATTATCTAAAttcggattaaaaaaaaaaaaaaaaaaaaaaaaaccaccaaCTTCAACACCCTACCACCATCCCTTCCGACCATCCATTCATCATCTTCTCCGGCCAATCTTCTGGCGGACGATGATGTAATCTCAATGTCGAAGCCAAACGGCTTTTCGTTTTTAAAGTCGGGTGATATTCGTGTAACTTCGTTCTTGATCTTCAATTTTCCGGATACATGGTCTCGTGATGATTGCCGAAGAGTTTTCGAGAATTACGGGACTCTCAAAGGCGCGTACTTTGCACGTAAGAGATTGTCGAGTGGCCAACGATTCGGGTATGTCCGTTTTAAAGGCATTTCAGATATTGATTCTTTTGCAAGAGTGTTAAACACCATTCAAGTCAATGGAAGATGGATTCGTGCTTACAAAGCTTTGGAGAGGAATATAGCTAAACATTCATCGAGTAAGAATCGAGATTTCAAACTGAATATTGAAGGGTTCGAAGACTTCCCACCGGCTCCCTGGAATCATCAGGGATCATCGAAACCATCAAGATGGGAAGGGAAGAgctttgcaaaatcacttgcagggTTTAACCATAACCCCAAGGTGTCGCAGATTCCTAATTCTAATCTCATCGAGATAAAAGTCGGGGGTAAATGGATAGTTTTCGATCTACCTGATTCGGTAAGCAATCATAACCTCGTTTTTAGCTTCAACAATGACCGACTATCTTGGACTCTGGTTGAAGTGAACAAGCTTAAAGTCGATATCGCTAATGGAGGTTTTCAATCGAAAACGACCATAGATAAATCCGTGGGTAATAATGAACTGTCGGGTGAGGGTAAGGAGTCGTCAAGAGAGAATATGGAATCATTAAATATGGATGAGAGTAATCGATCATTTGTTGAAGAAAACAAAGGAAATCCTGTTGATGAACAAAGTAATTGTGTTCCTGCAGAGGGTTTTGATGAGGTGGAAGAAGGGGAGATCAGGCCACCTGAAATCAATGATTATAGGGCTCCGTCCGACGATCCTCCGGCACCGGTATCCACATCGGAAGCAGACGTCGTTCAGTTGTCGGATGAAGTTCAAAAGCCGAGGGACCAGGTTACGTCTTCCAAGGTGGCATGTGTTAGTTCCGAGGATGATAACTGCACGCGTGATTCTAGTCCCTTGCAAGTCCCAATGAAAATTCAAAATCATGTCGGGCCAGATCAAACATTTGGGCCAGATTGTTCATTTGCTTCTGAAATGGACAAATTTTCTTTAAATGGGCcaggcctgggtgaatgtgacgagAATGCTCCTAGCTCATACGAAAAAGATTGTGTCGTGGCCTCTAATTTATCTCATACCGCGGTTGCTCGTTTTCGTGCTAAAGAAAAACAAGTCCATCCTCTGATTAAAAGTCACTTCATTAAGCATGTTTGGGGACGAAGAAATATGAAACGTAGCCGACGTAGGGATAATTTTCGATGGCACGAGAGATATTTTATCGATAATGTGATGAAAGACTCGGAAGAGGACGATGTTTGTTGCTCATGTTGCCCCTCCTGCGCGTCATCGGATTCGGAAACATAGTTTTATTTAGATAGTCCCGATGCGTTGATTTTAGTGTCCTTGTGCTAGTGTGTTTCCATTAGTTCGATTATACCATTAGTTTACCCAAGCTCTATTAAGTCGAACCTTTTGTACCTTCTATTATCTTGGTGTCAAATGTGAAAAAATGGAGTTCTCCTAAAAAAGGACATAGTTTtacttcttaaatatatttaggaacaaAAGTGGAGTTATTACAATTTACAAGAGCATAAATCAAAACATCTTAATAAACTGTTGATATTACATTTGGATGAAGTTATAGTTTTTGTAACCGCTAGAAATGAAAGTTACAGAACACAAAAAATACACACCATTATATATTATGGCATGGACTTGTTCTTTGTTAGGTCATGAGTGAAATAATAACGTATCCTATTAAAATTCCCGTCAAGAAAGTTGTTACAAATTACAAAATCTCGCACCTATTATTCACCACTTTTTTTTCtcagtttaattttttttattgaacTACTCTGCAAGTAATATTGCatttttataaatttaattacACAGATGGAGTTTGTGGTTACATAAATTATCACAATTGGTCTTTATAATTGTACATAAGTACAATAATATAAAATTTGTTGCATTTTTTTCTTTGTCTCTGATTAAGCTAAAATGACTACATCAGAGACCAAAAATTTCATATTAcataaatgtaaaatataaaacacTTGAATTGACGATAAAAATGTATGTAAATTATAAGGACTATATACACAATTacagtaatatttttataaaagtaatttaaataaataaaattaaaatgatACGTTAAATTAAATactcaaataaaaataaatattttgcaATTATTGTTCAGTTTCACCAAATTTTTAAGAGGGAAAATAACACATTCTAATTTTAATTTAACTTTTTaccactcacacacacacacacacacacacacacacacacacacacacacacatacatacctaCATTGCTTATACAACCATTTTCAGCAACTCAGTGTGAGAGATACAGCTTACTGagtgttagggttagggttttttcaTAAAATGGGATCCCCTAAAAAACcaaatattgtaattgttaataataaaaaagaaattaataataataataataataaattcagTGCATCAACGATCATCGCCTCCATCACTTCACCACAATCCGCTGCTTCTATCCATGTAAATACAACaaattatatacatatttgttatatttCTTTCCGATTGTACATCGACTaacttatatttaataattaaattaattacagATTTTTGTGATTGGTCTGTGCTGTAATTTTGGCGTGTTAATTGTATGCTACGTTACAAATTTGTGCAAATTTTTCGAAGTTTATGTAGGGCTATTATGCGAACAATGTTAGGTTATTATTATGTAGTTAGGAAGATATTGATGCAATTTTGTAGGCATAAGTGATTGTTAGATTTTATATATAAGAGGTTGCATGTAATGTGCAATTGTTAGATTATTGGAGTTAACTGGTGGTGCTCATTTTGGGTAGGTTTTCGATTTTTCCGATACTAAATTATATGCTAGAAGCTAATCGTTAATGTATTTGTGATCGAATTTGGTTTTAATTGGACTGACTACAGTATGGTTGATTATTATATCAAGAGTATGAATTCGAGAGATTTAGGAATAAGGTTGTGGGACTAATTATGGAATTCATTTCGAGAATGTAATTAGAATCCACATGATATGATGTTGGATAAGTTTATTAAGTGTAGTTGGATGCTTCTCTTATTATCGTCATTTTAGTAAAAAGTTGAAATTGTTATTAATGATTTGAACATTCTATTGATATAGTTCTGCTGATCCTAATTTTGTTTGTCTCGTTTCAGGACTCTTCTATCTTTAATTACATCAACAGTCTTTCTCCTATAAAGCCGGTTAAGGGGACATCGGTTACACAAGTCCTTCCTCGGATTACTTCCCCTCCCCTTGTATTTACATCACCTCGGGTCAATGCACATAAAAAATCTATCGGTTTGAAAAGGTCTAGTTTCGTTTGGATATTAATCTAATACACATTACTAACGTGACACTTTCAACCCATTTGTTAATGATTGGGTCGGTTCGCTTATCCCTAAGTCTTAATGGTTGAAATAAAAAACTTAGATACCAGGCAAGCGAGTAAATGGGTCATAAAGTCCGTCTTTTTAATGCTGAATTATATCTTTAAAGAGTACCTTTTGTCATTGTAATAAGACAGTGTCCGAACCATATATAGTGGCCTAATTATATATACAAAATGTAGACGGGACAACCTTGCCTGTCTGTTTTTTACCTGCACTTAAGACACATTTCAATCTAAACACGTGAACTCGTTACCTGACTCTTTTTTACCAACTCTGCATACTGCTTTGACTGTAACTTGACTAATTGTTTAAATTATCTTCAGCTCCCAGTGTCGTCTACTACCCCACTCAGAATTGCGTGTTCAAGATGATACAGGCAATACTACCACCGTTGCAAATCTTACAGCCTCAGAAAGTTCAAGTTTGAAAAACTCTGAAGATGCTTATTCTAAAGTGATCGATTCAATGAACCACGAGGGATCTATTGAATGCAACATGTTGGCAGAACAGGACCCTGATGGGAATTTATCATATTGTCCTAAATCTGTTGAAAATGGGCAAAATGGAGGTTGCCTGCAATCTAATATTTGCCAAAGTCGTGAGCGAAATGTATCTGATGATTATACTTCTGTTCAACAATATGACCGAGTGGCACAGGTAGATTCTGATATGCCTTTAACTATTTTGCAAATTAGTTTTGTCCTTTTTTCATGACGTGTTGCTTCTTTTTGTCATTTTATTCACATTTTGTAAATAGCATCTTCTTAATTTGTTGTCATCTGGACTTGATTACCATGATCCTAACACTTAATgtaggtcggtcaaagtcaacttgGTAAAAGAAGACGCCTTCAATTTGAAGCAACTCAAGAAATAAACGTGGAAAACGAACCTGGCTATAAAAGTCCATCAGATACTGCTGCCAAATCAGATGTTCTAGACTCTTCTTCGTCTCAAAAAATCAGGAATTCTAGTTTAAGTATTTCGAAACCATCGGGTATAGGCTTGCACTTGAATAGTGTTGTTAACGCCATGCCTACGACCTTTTCGATTGTTGGAAGGAAAAGTTCGATATCGATTAGTACTCAAATGCGAGATAACAGTCAATGTCCGTCAATGTCATCCGATTCGAATTTAGTAGATAACGTTTCAGCTAGAAGTGATGATTGTACACATGAAACTCTATACGATAACACAAATCCCGGGATGACGATTGATGAATACAAAGACAATTTTAATCGGGGGATTTTGGGCTCGAAACTAGCTGAGCGAGTTGATAAGTCTGAGAAAGCTGCTCCTAAAAAGAAAAGGTATGTCTTCACACTTTTTGTTAGATCAACTTCTTTAAATTGGTTCCATTAAAAGTGTTTGGTTTGCTGTATGGAATGGTATGGCTATAGGTTCGATATTCAAGTAGAATGGGTTTAAGGGAATACTTGGTATGAGGGTTTGATTCCCATTTATGTAACCAATATATCAAATGAACACTATCTATTATTCGCATTACTCTTGTCTTAAGCCCTTAAAGCAAGCACCTCCTAAGCTGTCTGACTGACCTGTTCAACCCGTTTCACTTGCTTACCTTTTACCTTTTCGATTTTATTTATCTGAAATGTTTGAGATGAAAGACAACTTAAATCAATCCATTAGCAAGTATAGGAGACAAAATTACCATATTCTGGTGAATTTTTTAGGTTGAATATGGGCTGGTCGGGATGGGTCAAATATGGTCTTAATGTGTTGACCCaatcaaggttggagaattcggatctcggggagatctcgtttgtaattttttagggagatctcgacatctcggaataatctcggggagatctcggacgttgacttacgttgactttatagtttttttaataaaaatatacataaaaacataaacatatgtatatttatatacgtttttacgagattttacaaaaatatacgagaaatgagcgagaaaatcttagaaattatgaattttacaagaaaatcttacaaattagcaagaaaatccgagaaatcgtggctttgactaagtttgaccccgttgaccgagatatctcgggagatgaacatttcTTCTCGGtcgccttctaaaaacgagatctcgggggagatctcaggggagatctcgggagatttacaacactggacCCAATAACACTATCTATGTCCATTTTTTGATatttattaatttatcaaatatgATGACAAAGCCATGCCAATTTAAAAATAATAGTGTAGTGATTCTTTACATTTCTTAATATAACTGTTTTACTCGTTATTTGAGCATTCGAGGTCACTTAGGCAACTAATTCAAGCTGAAAAACATACTTATAGGTATAACATCTTTGAACTAATTGTCAGTAACAAATCAACTCTTTAATGATAAATGTAACCGAAATGTACCCATTTTTAGGTTAATGGATGGAATTGCTGCTTCTTTATGCTTTTCTTACAGTAACCTTTTCCAACGTGTTTGTACATATATCTCAGAAAGAAGACAGATAGCATAGGTGATGGTTGCAAACGCTGCAATTGTAAGAAGACCAAATGTTTGAAACTGTAAGTAAAT of the Rutidosis leptorrhynchoides isolate AG116_Rl617_1_P2 chromosome 5, CSIRO_AGI_Rlap_v1, whole genome shotgun sequence genome contains:
- the LOC139847854 gene encoding protein tesmin/TSO1-like CXC 2, whose translation is MGSPKKPNIVIVNNKKEINNNNNNKFSASTIIASITSPQSAASIHDSSIFNYINSLSPIKPVKGTSVTQVLPRITSPPLVFTSPRVNAHKKSIGLKSSQCRLLPHSELRVQDDTGNTTTVANLTASESSSLKNSEDAYSKVIDSMNHEGSIECNMLAEQDPDGNLSYCPKSVENGQNGGCLQSNICQSRERNVSDDYTSVQQYDRVAQVGQSQLGKRRRLQFEATQEINVENEPGYKSPSDTAAKSDVLDSSSSQKIRNSSLSISKPSGIGLHLNSVVNAMPTTFSIVGRKSSISISTQMRDNSQCPSMSSDSNLVDNVSARSDDCTHETLYDNTNPGMTIDEYKDNFNRGILGSKLAERVDKSEKAAPKKKRKKTDSIGDGCKRCNCKKTKCLKLYCDCFAAGVYCAGPCSCQGCFNRPEHEQTVLETRQQIESRNPFAFAPKVIHRVTQPPKTQTADGDQVTPLAGRHKRGCNCKKSMCLKKYCECYQANVGCSDGCRCEGCQNIYGTKAVSGMSREMGMDTINETLNASFDDKFRVGSIRSRSSHPEYHKPHNLTPQTPSFQHSNNGKDVSKARAVPGKYAPSPESECTFYPNYVTTPTSPKDSSFDMITETSNHNPEMVIFDQDSYPNIEYTDEFSPGDWSNNTRSQLLPPSSVNLSSLSYHDSSLTPVTLFGGAKSSFDIADDDDTPTILKESSSIQPNKVIGTSPNKKRVSPPKLVRLHEFGSSSLKSGRKFILKSVPSFPPLTPRNNNF